In Hwangdonia lutea, a single window of DNA contains:
- the bglX gene encoding beta-glucosidase BglX, giving the protein MKISILPLKFIIISSLIITVFSCINETTKPQHSTLNESIEKKVDSVLALMQINEKIGQLVQYSGKWNATGPSSTKGDQHKFEKLKKGEVGSMLNITSVASIRETQKIVMEHSRLKIPLIFAYDVIHGYKTIFPIPLGETASWDLGIMKQSAAIAAKESAASGLNWTFAPMIDVSRDARWGRVMEGAGEDPYLNAVVGVARIEGFQGDDLSDIYTIAACAKHFAGYGFGEAGRDYNTVNVGANELHNTILPPFKAAAEAGAATFMNAFNDIDGIPATGHKILQRDILKGAWNWNGLVVSDWGSIGEMRAHGYAEDKKHAAEIALNAGSDMDMESYAYEAHLETLLSENKISINQIDDAVKRVLRLKFELGLFDDPYKYCNEQREKDNVYSKENLAIARDVAKKSIVLLKNENNVLPLSKQIRSIAVIGPLADDKDSPLGNWRAKGEYNSAVSLLEGIKNAVGENTKIHYAKGVDLTIPTIEPGANQFLLPLKFNTTDDSGITKAVEAAKKSDVVLLAIGENAYQTGEGRSQTNIGFLGLQNELLEAVYKVNKNIVIVLMNGRPMDLSRASEIAPSILECWHLGSESGNAIADVVFGDYNPSGKLPVSFPHNVGQEPLYYNQKNTGRPYSNKHVTFSGYRDAPKKALYPFGFGLSYTTFSYDNLQLDKTEIKASDDIKASVNVTNTGNRAGEEVVQLYIRDLVGSFVRPVKELKGFEKVMLKGGETKTINFTINAKMLQFYTANNKWEVEPGKFNVWVGGDSTTSLKKSFSVIE; this is encoded by the coding sequence ATGAAAATATCAATTCTTCCTTTAAAATTCATCATTATTTCGAGTCTAATTATTACCGTATTTAGCTGTATAAACGAAACGACTAAACCCCAACATTCAACTTTAAATGAAAGTATTGAAAAAAAGGTAGATTCTGTTTTGGCATTAATGCAGATAAACGAAAAAATCGGGCAATTAGTGCAATACAGTGGAAAATGGAACGCTACCGGACCGTCATCAACAAAAGGCGATCAGCATAAATTTGAGAAGCTTAAAAAAGGTGAGGTGGGTTCGATGTTAAATATAACGTCTGTGGCGAGTATTCGGGAAACCCAAAAAATTGTTATGGAGCATTCAAGGCTTAAAATCCCTTTAATTTTTGCTTATGATGTTATTCACGGGTATAAAACCATATTTCCCATTCCGTTGGGTGAAACGGCTAGTTGGGATTTAGGTATTATGAAACAATCAGCCGCCATTGCAGCCAAAGAAAGTGCTGCTTCGGGCTTAAATTGGACCTTCGCGCCCATGATTGATGTATCTAGAGATGCCCGTTGGGGACGCGTTATGGAAGGTGCTGGCGAAGACCCTTACTTAAATGCCGTTGTTGGCGTGGCGCGTATTGAAGGATTTCAAGGAGACGACTTATCTGATATTTACACCATTGCAGCTTGCGCTAAACACTTTGCAGGCTATGGCTTTGGAGAGGCTGGTCGGGATTACAACACCGTTAATGTTGGGGCAAACGAGCTGCACAACACCATTTTACCACCTTTTAAGGCAGCGGCCGAAGCAGGTGCGGCAACATTTATGAATGCTTTTAACGATATTGATGGCATTCCTGCCACAGGGCATAAAATTCTACAACGCGATATTTTGAAAGGTGCATGGAACTGGAATGGATTGGTGGTTTCAGATTGGGGTTCCATTGGCGAAATGCGGGCACATGGTTATGCTGAAGACAAAAAACATGCTGCCGAAATAGCTTTAAATGCAGGAAGCGATATGGATATGGAATCCTATGCTTACGAAGCACATTTGGAAACTTTACTTAGCGAAAATAAGATTTCCATCAACCAAATTGATGATGCGGTAAAACGGGTTTTAAGGTTGAAATTTGAATTGGGACTTTTTGATGATCCTTACAAATACTGCAACGAGCAACGCGAAAAAGATAATGTGTACTCTAAAGAAAACTTAGCCATAGCACGCGATGTTGCAAAAAAATCTATTGTATTGCTTAAAAATGAAAACAACGTGCTGCCACTGTCTAAACAAATTAGAAGTATTGCCGTTATTGGTCCCTTGGCAGATGATAAAGATTCACCGTTAGGAAACTGGCGGGCCAAAGGGGAATATAATTCGGCAGTTTCATTATTGGAAGGTATTAAAAACGCTGTTGGAGAAAACACCAAAATACATTATGCAAAAGGTGTCGATTTAACCATTCCAACTATAGAGCCTGGAGCAAATCAGTTCTTATTACCTTTAAAATTTAACACCACAGATGACTCGGGAATTACAAAAGCCGTTGAAGCTGCTAAAAAATCTGATGTTGTTTTATTGGCAATTGGTGAAAATGCGTATCAAACAGGCGAAGGGCGCAGTCAAACCAATATCGGTTTTTTAGGGCTTCAAAATGAATTGCTGGAAGCGGTTTATAAAGTGAATAAAAACATTGTAATTGTTTTAATGAATGGCAGGCCCATGGATTTAAGTCGTGCCTCTGAAATTGCACCAAGCATTTTAGAGTGCTGGCATTTAGGATCGGAATCTGGTAATGCCATTGCCGATGTTGTTTTTGGGGATTATAATCCCTCGGGAAAATTACCGGTATCTTTTCCGCACAACGTTGGTCAAGAGCCTTTATATTACAACCAAAAAAACACTGGACGACCGTATAGCAATAAACACGTTACGTTCTCCGGCTACAGAGATGCGCCCAAAAAGGCATTGTATCCCTTCGGTTTTGGCTTGAGTTATACAACCTTTAGTTATGATAATTTACAATTGGATAAAACCGAAATTAAAGCTAGCGACGACATAAAAGCATCAGTAAATGTGACCAATACCGGCAACAGAGCGGGGGAAGAAGTTGTGCAACTTTATATTCGAGATTTGGTTGGGAGCTTTGTAAGACCTGTAAAAGAGTTAAAAGGTTTCGAAAAGGTAATGCTAAAAGGAGGGGAAACCAAAACCATTAATTTTACTATAAACGCTAAAATGCTTCAATTTTACACGGCAAATAACAAGTGGGAAGTAGAACCCGGTAAATTTAATGTTTGGGTGGGAGGCGATTCTACAACGTCTTTAAAGAAAAGTTTCAGTGTTATTGAATAA
- a CDS encoding endonuclease/exonuclease/phosphatase family protein, protein MKHLTHLILILFIGFSSCKNEKKQANQSLNVMTYNIRLDIASDDENAWANRKDFLSSQVLFYSPDILGVQEARPNQMADLKEALIDYKTIGIGRDGDNKGEFSAIFYNSKELKVEEENTFWLSETPNQISMGWDAAYPRICTYGLFTLLENNQKIWVFNTHLDHVGREAQLQGMQLILKKIKALNTSDFPVVMMGDFNVEPQSELITNLKQTLDDSKDKAKLVFGSNGTFNGFKFNEPVKRRIDYIMLSKSSKIGVEKYGVLSSSIDLKYPSDHFPVFIELTLK, encoded by the coding sequence ATGAAGCATTTAACACACCTGATATTAATTTTGTTTATCGGTTTTTCTAGTTGTAAAAACGAAAAAAAACAAGCAAACCAAAGCCTAAATGTGATGACTTACAACATCCGTTTGGACATAGCTTCCGATGACGAGAACGCCTGGGCAAACAGAAAAGATTTTTTAAGCTCGCAAGTACTGTTTTACAGCCCGGATATTCTGGGTGTTCAGGAAGCGCGACCCAATCAAATGGCAGATTTAAAAGAAGCCTTAATAGATTATAAAACAATCGGCATTGGTCGCGATGGCGATAATAAAGGCGAGTTTTCAGCGATATTTTACAATTCAAAAGAACTAAAAGTAGAAGAAGAAAACACCTTTTGGTTATCTGAAACGCCCAATCAAATCTCAATGGGTTGGGATGCTGCCTATCCAAGAATTTGTACTTACGGACTTTTTACTTTACTCGAAAATAATCAAAAAATTTGGGTGTTCAATACGCATTTAGACCACGTTGGAAGGGAAGCACAGTTACAAGGCATGCAACTTATTCTTAAAAAAATAAAGGCTTTAAACACCAGTGATTTTCCGGTAGTTATGATGGGCGATTTTAATGTAGAGCCGCAAAGTGAGCTCATCACAAATCTTAAACAAACCCTAGACGATTCAAAAGATAAAGCAAAACTTGTTTTTGGATCAAACGGAACATTCAACGGTTTCAAGTTTAACGAGCCTGTTAAGCGAAGAATAGATTACATCATGTTATCAAAATCTTCAAAAATTGGAGTCGAAAAATACGGCGTTTTATCAAGCTCCATAGATTTAAAATATCCATCCGATCATTTTCCGGTGTTTATTGAATTAACCTTAAAATAG